The proteins below are encoded in one region of Paeniglutamicibacter cryotolerans:
- the dapF gene encoding diaminopimelate epimerase, which translates to MNKAVLRGQVSTIDPVEVLSGLSGLAFAKAHATGNDFVLLADPRNDFDPSPEQVAAICDRHRGVGGDGLIRAVPSSAIEEGRDLLLGDPSAYWFMDYRNADGSLSEMCGNGVRAFVHFLVTEGFVELPAGASLSIATRAGIKTVTRSVNGYAVGMGPWAFAFPAEALANDRDSVVDAEGLKAPLPGLSIDMGNPHTVVTVATAGQLAGLGLVRSPRVDPLPAAGTNVEFVLRAEPLVHDGIGEISMRVHERGVGETLSCGTGACAAALATRHWAGDAGIGEWNVAVPGGVVKVRFTVDSAGDEQVELSGPAVMTGRGVLA; encoded by the coding sequence ATGAACAAAGCAGTGCTGCGCGGCCAAGTGTCCACGATCGACCCAGTGGAGGTCCTCTCCGGGCTTTCCGGTTTGGCCTTTGCCAAGGCCCACGCCACCGGAAACGACTTCGTGCTCCTCGCTGATCCCCGGAACGACTTCGACCCGAGCCCCGAGCAGGTCGCGGCAATTTGCGACAGGCACCGGGGCGTCGGGGGAGACGGGCTGATCAGGGCGGTGCCCTCCTCGGCGATCGAGGAGGGACGCGACCTGCTGCTCGGTGATCCGAGCGCCTACTGGTTCATGGACTACCGCAATGCCGACGGGTCGTTGTCGGAAATGTGCGGCAACGGCGTTCGCGCTTTCGTGCATTTCCTGGTTACCGAGGGGTTCGTGGAGCTGCCCGCCGGCGCCAGCCTGAGTATCGCAACCCGTGCCGGGATCAAGACGGTCACCCGGTCCGTGAACGGATACGCGGTGGGCATGGGGCCGTGGGCCTTCGCATTCCCTGCCGAGGCACTGGCGAACGACCGGGACTCGGTGGTCGATGCCGAGGGGCTTAAGGCTCCGCTCCCGGGCCTCAGCATCGACATGGGCAACCCGCATACCGTCGTGACCGTGGCCACCGCCGGGCAGTTGGCCGGGCTCGGCCTGGTCCGTTCCCCCCGGGTGGATCCCCTGCCCGCGGCGGGAACCAATGTGGAGTTTGTGTTGCGGGCCGAGCCCCTGGTCCACGACGGCATCGGGGAGATCAGCATGCGCGTGCATGAGCGCGGCGTGGGCGAGACGCTGTCCTGCGGCACCGGCGCATGTGCCGCGGCATTGGCGACCCGGCACTGGGCCGGGGACGCGGGTATCGGCGAATGGAATGTTGCCGTGCCCGGCGGAGTGGTCAAGGTTCGCTTTACCGTGGACTCGGCGGGCGACGAGCAGGTCGAACTCAGCGGCCCCGCAGTGAT